A region from the Pristiophorus japonicus isolate sPriJap1 chromosome 14, sPriJap1.hap1, whole genome shotgun sequence genome encodes:
- the mdka gene encoding midkine a — MQLRVLFSLVLVMMVILMAGSSEAGRNKKEKGKKANSTCKEWQWGTCEPASGDCGTGLREGTCKEKEKTENKIVKCKVPCNWKKQFGGDCKYKFGNWGECDTETGLKTRNGTLKKALFNAECEQSVKVTKSCDKSKTKSKGKKGKKGM; from the exons ATGCAGCTGCGTGTCCTGTTCTCGCTGGTACTCGTGATGATGGTCATCCTGATGGCAGGAAGCTCTGAGGCCGGAAGAAACAAAAAAG AGAAAGGGAAGAAGGCCAACTCAACCTGCAAAGAATGGCAGTGGGGAACATGTGAGCCGGCCTCTGGTGACTGTGGCACTGGACTCCGTGAGGGAACCTGTAAGGAGAAGGAGAAGACGGAGAACAAAATCGTGAAGTGCAAGGTACCATGTAACTGGAAGAAGCAATTTGGAG GTGACTGCAAGTACAAGTTTGGAAActggggcgagtgtgacaccgaGACTGGCCTAAAAACTCGCAACGGAACCCTAAAGAAGGCACTGTTCAACGCAGAGTGTGAGCAGTCAGTGAAGGTCACAAAGTCCTGCGATAAATCCAAGACAAAATCAAAAG